Genomic segment of bacterium:
ACTTCGGGCCGGTGACGATAGTCTCCGAGATGTCCATCCGGCCCTCGACCTGCCCGTCAAGCCGCACTCCGCCCGTGACGCGGAAATCTCCCCTTACGTTCGTCTCCGGACCGATGACCGTATCGAGTCTACCGTCGTTCCGGTTCTTTGCCATAGGTCTCCAATTCACAGCCCTGACTCCGCAGGCTGCGTTCCGCAATCTTCAATCTCAAATCTAGAATCCAAATGACTCGTGCCAGTATATTTCACGACTGTGGAAAGTCAAACGGCGATCTGGTTCTACGTTCCCCTCGGTCCTCGGTCCTCAGTCTTCCGTCCTCGGTCATCGGTGCCGCTCCCCGACCCCTGCCCCTCACTCCCTCCCCGTCAGCCGGGCGACGACCATCCCGCTCGCCCGCGGCGCGGTGGCGCCAATCGTTATGAACGCCCGGAGACGTCCCGCGGTGTCCCGCACTGCGGTCTCGTTCGAGCCCGCCACCTCGGCAACCACGTCGTCCTTCGCAACCCGGTCCCCGACCTTGCGTTTGAACCGGAACCCGGCGCTGTGGTCTATCTTCGATTCGAGGTTCTCGCGGCCGACTCCAAGCCGGACTCCCAGCAGCCCCGCCTGCAGCGCATCGATGCTTCGAATGAACCCGGCGGATTCCGCGCGGACTTCGGCTCGATGTTTGGGCTGCGGCAGCAGACCGTAGTCGTCCACGACCCGCGGGTCTCCGCCCTGTGCCTTGACCATCAGCCTGAACTTCTCCAACCCGGTTCCATGGGAGAGCGCCCGCATCAAAAGCCGCCGCGCCTGGGCCGGGTCTCTCGCCACGCCGGCCAGCATCAACATCTCCCCGCCCAGCGCCAGTGTCACCTCGGCCAGGTCGGGCCGCCATCGTCCCTTGAGTGCCTCAATCGCCTCGACCACTTCGACCGCGTTCCCGACCGCCTCCCCGAGCGGCTCCGACATGTCCGTGACCAGTGCGACAACCCTCTTGCCCAATTGCGTGCCGATGGCAATCATCGTCCGCGCCAGCTTCCGCGCCTGCGCGGTACGGGTCATGAACGCGCCGCTGCCGGTCTTCACGTCCAGCACCAGTCCGTCCACTCCCTCGGCCAGCTTCTTCGACATGATGCTGGCCGCAATCAACGGTATCGAATCCACGGTGGCGGTCACATCGCGCAGCCCGTACAGCTTCCGGTCAGCCGGACACATCCGCTTCGTCTGTCCCATCATGCAGAGCCCGTTGTCCAGCAGGTTCTTCTTGAACTGCGCGAACGTAAGGTCGGTACGGAAGCCGGGAATCGACTCGAGCTTGTCCAGAGTCCCGCCGGTGTGCCCGAGCGTACGGCCAGAGACCATCGGCACATTCACCCCGCAGGCCGCGACCAGCGGCGCGAGAATGAGCGACACCTTGTCCCCGACTCCGCCGGTCGAGTGCTTATCCACCCTCGGGCCCGGGATATCCGACAGGTCGAACACATCCCCCGAGTTCATCATCGCCAGAGTCAGGGCCGCGGTCTCCTCGGCCGTCATCCCGCGGAAAAAGATCGCCATCAACATCGCGGCCATCTGATAGTCGGGCACCCTGCCCGCCGCGTATGAAGAGACCAGCTCCTCGATCTCCTCGTCGCTCAGACGACCTCGGTCGCGCTTGCGCCGTATCAACTCATACAATTGCATGGAAGACTAGGGCATAATACTACCCCCTGCCCCGCTGTCAAACGGTGATTCCTCCCCTGAATCCGACATTGAACTTCGAATGCATGCCGGTACGCGTGACCGAACCGAATGGCTAGATTCACCCGGCGGGTATTCTCGTCCGCGCTAGTATGGACAACCGCTATCAGCGGCATGCCGCACAGACGAAAAGTAGCCGCCGACAGCGGTCAGCCGAACAACTACTCGCTGCTGACCGACGCCGAATCGCCCTGAGTCCGACGAAAGGGTCTCTCGTGTCTGGTCACTGGAAACTCGCGGCCAGCGGCCGCATAATCTAGAA
This window contains:
- a CDS encoding thymidine phosphorylase — its product is MQLYELIRRKRDRGRLSDEEIEELVSSYAAGRVPDYQMAAMLMAIFFRGMTAEETAALTLAMMNSGDVFDLSDIPGPRVDKHSTGGVGDKVSLILAPLVAACGVNVPMVSGRTLGHTGGTLDKLESIPGFRTDLTFAQFKKNLLDNGLCMMGQTKRMCPADRKLYGLRDVTATVDSIPLIAASIMSKKLAEGVDGLVLDVKTGSGAFMTRTAQARKLARTMIAIGTQLGKRVVALVTDMSEPLGEAVGNAVEVVEAIEALKGRWRPDLAEVTLALGGEMLMLAGVARDPAQARRLLMRALSHGTGLEKFRLMVKAQGGDPRVVDDYGLLPQPKHRAEVRAESAGFIRSIDALQAGLLGVRLGVGRENLESKIDHSAGFRFKRKVGDRVAKDDVVAEVAGSNETAVRDTAGRLRAFITIGATAPRASGMVVARLTGRE